One Cololabis saira isolate AMF1-May2022 chromosome 12, fColSai1.1, whole genome shotgun sequence DNA window includes the following coding sequences:
- the LOC133456390 gene encoding uncharacterized protein K02A2.6-like, producing MDSLFSINPPENFEFSDFANWPNWIRRFERFRMAAGLDSKDEEYQVNSLVYTMGDKADDILGTLGLSAADLKMYRPVKEAFDKYFIGKKPTTWKKTLKVNGQDITFKLDTGADATVIPATAYSKEWHGPLTKATIPLCGPSNEPLKVRGQFDGVMTYKDRTTTQPVYVVQKLATPLLGFPAITDLKLLHLVDSVRELEADMKKQYPKVFTGLGCLKGEYKIKLKEDVKPYALSLPRRVPLPLNDKVKAELQRMEKMGVIMPIEEATDWCAGMVVAPKPREKKIRICSDMTHLNEYICRERHILPAVDETLAKLAGATVFTKLDATAGFWQIPLHPESVPLTTFITPFGRYCYRRLPFGISSAPEHFQKRLTQMLTGLEGTVCHADDILVFGSTREQHDHRLHRVLERLQGEGLTLNNDKCHFAVDRVMFLGHIVSAQGIEADPGKIKAITEMPTPKDAADVKRFVGMVNYVGKFSPRIAELTQPLRELLKTDTDWVWGSAQQRAFDELRKELSSPTVLAQYSLNRETKVAADASSFGLGGVLSQVQPSGEWRPVAFISRSMTNTERRYAQIEKEALALTWACERFQSYLIGMDFLIQTDHKPLISLLGSRALDDLPPRILRFRLRLLRFTYKIEHVPGKKLITADALSRAPIQAPPTPEDMQLEQDMCASINLIMEHLPASEQRLVQIRTAQDTDDVCKRLKNMVQTGWPLSRKALPPQLQPYWQYHQDLQVADGLLMKGERLIIPAIMQEEMLEKLHEGHQGMTKCAARAQQSIWWPGLTKQIKQRVENCTICAREAHNAPEPLLTTPLPERPWQRVAADLFQWNNAMYLVVIDYYSRYIEVANLTSTTTAHVTGKLKSIFARHGVPETVVTDNGPQFSAAEFAAFARDYDFTHTTSSPRYPQSNGEAERAVRTVKSLLKKGEDPHKALMAYRATPLSHGSSPAQLLMGRNIRTPLPVSKEKLQPGWPDLQDFRRKDQDLKEKQASWFDKRHNAKTRQELRPGQRVWVKNTKETGTISGPAQTPRSYNVDLPSGSLRRNRSHIRVIPETLRETRSGRTIRPPKRLDL from the exons ATGGATTCCCTTTTCTCCATAAACCCACCAGAAAACTTTGAGTTTTCAGACTTTGCTAACTGGCCCAACTGGATTCGTCGGTTTGAAAGGTTTCGGATGGCAGCAGGACTGGACAGTAAAGATGAGGAATATCAAGTGAACTCATTAGTTTATACTATGGGCGATAAAGCTGATGACATTTTGGGCACGCTAGGCTTAAGTGCTGCAGATCTGAAGATGTACAGGCCAGTAAAGGAAGCCTTTGATAAATACTTCATAG GAAAGAAACCTACAACATGGAAAAAGACACTGAAAGTGAATGGTCAAGACATCACCTTCAAGTTGGATACAGGGGCGGATGCAACAGTCATCCCAGCTACAGCCTACTCAAAAGAATGGCACGGCCCACTCACTAAAGCAACAATACCATTGTGTGGGCCCAGCAATGAACCTCTAAAGGTGAGAGGTCAGTTCGATGGAGTCATGACATATAAGGACAGAACAACAACACAACCAGTGTATGTGGTACAAAAGCTAGCTACTCCTCTGCTTGGTTTTCCTGCAATCACTGACCTGAAGCTACTGCATCTAGTCGACAGTGTTAGAGAGCTGGAGGCTGATATGAAAAAGCAGTACCCCAAGGTTTTCACAGGACTGGGCTGCCTAAAAGGGGAGTACAAAATTAAGCTGAAGGAGGACGTCAAGCCCTACGCATTGTCGCTGCCACGACGAGTACCTCTACCATTAAATGACAAAGTCAAAGCAGAGCTCCAGAGGATGGAGAAAATGGGGGTAATTATGCCCATTGAAGAGGCTACAGATTGGTGCGCAGGCATGGTAGTGGCACCAAAGCCCAGAGAAAAAAAGATCAGGATCTGCTCCGACATGACCCATCTGAATGAGTACATCTGCCGAGAGAGACATATCTTGCCGGCCGTCGACGAAACCCTGGCCAAGCTCGCAGGGGCAACCGTCTTTACAAAGCTGGATGCCACGGCCGGATTCTGGCAGATACCCCTACATCCAGAATCAGTCCCACTGACCACGTTTATCACCCCTTTTGGGCGATACTGCTACAGGAGACTGCCGTTCGGGATTTCATCAGCACCCGAACATTTTCAAAAGCGGCTGACACAGATGCTGACAGGGCTGGAAGGAACTGTGTGTCATGCCGACGACATCCTCGTCTTTGGATCAACGCGTGAACAACATGACCACAGGCTGCACAGAGTGTTGGAGCGGCTCCAGGGAGAGGGCCTGACGCTCAACAACGACAAGTGCCACTTTGCAGTCGACAGAGTCATGTTCCTGGGCCACATCGTCAGTGCACAGGGTATTGAGGCGGACCCAGGCAAAATAAAGGCAATAACGGAGATGCCCACGCCCAAAGACGCTGCTGATGTGAAAAGGTTTGTGGGCATGGTTAACTACGTGGGAAAGTTTTCTCCACGCATCGCAGAGCTCACACAACCGCTACGAGAGCTGCTCAAGACAGACACCGACTGGGTGTGGGGGAGCGCGCAGCAGAGAGCGTTCGACGAGCTGCGTAAGGAACTGAGCTCACCGACAGTTCTGGCACAATACAGCCTGAACAGGGAGACAAAAGTTGCAGCAGACGCTTCCTCCTTTGGGTTGGGAGGAGTTTTGTCTCAGGTGCAACCGTCTGGAGAGTGGCGGCCAGTCGCCTTTATATCACGCAGCATGACGAACACAGAGCGCAGATACGCCCAGATAGAAAAGGAGGCGCTCGCGCTAACCTGGGCGTGTGAGCGTTTTCAGTCTTACCTGATAGGGATGGACTTTCTCATACAGACTGATCACAAGCCTCTCATCTCACTGCTGGGCAGCAGAGCGCTAGATGACTTGCCGCCTCGCATTCTGAGATTCAGGCTGCGACTGCTTCGCTTTACATACAAGATTGAACATGTGCCTGGAAAGAAGCTGATTACAGCGGATGCACTTTCCAGGGCACCAATCCAAGCCCCGCCTACACCAGAGGACATGCAGCTGGAACAGGACATGTGTGCGTCCATCAACTTAATAATGGAGCACTTGCCGGCGTCAGAGCAGAGGCTGGTGCAGATCAGGACAGCGCAGGACACGGATGATGTCTGCAAAAGACTGAAAAACATGGTGCAAACAGGTTGGCCTCTAAGCAGAAAAGCTCTTCCACCTCAACTGCAGCCATACTGGCAGTAtcaccaggacctgcaggtgGCAGACGGACTACTGATGAAAGGCGAACGACTCATCATCCCTGCCATAATGCAAGAGGAAATGCTCGAAAAATTACATGAGGGTCACCAAGGCATGACAAAGTGTGCTGCCAGAGCACAGCAGTCAATATGGTGGCCAGGTCTGACCAAACAGATTAAACAAAGAGTGGAAAACTGTACGATCTGTGCACGTGAGGCTCACAATGCACCAGAGCCGCTGCTGACGACTCCGTTGCCAGAAAGGCCATGGCAGCGTGTGGCAGCGGATCTTTTCCAGTGGAACAATGCCATGTATCTCGtggttattgattattattcacGCTACATTGAGGTGGCTAACCTCACCTCCACCACCACAGCCCACGTGACAGGTAAGCTGAAATCTATTTTTGCACGTCATGGGGTCCCAGAGACTGTTGTCACGGATAACGGCCCCCAGTTCTCTGCAGCGGAGTTTGCAGCCTTCGCCAGAGACTATGACTTCACACACACGACCAGCAGCCCCCGCTATCCTCAAAGTAACGGTGAGGCAGAGAGGGCTGTGAGGACAGTGAAATCTCTCCTGAAAAAGGGGGAGGATCCACACAAGGCTCTCATGGCTTACAGGGCCACTCCCTTGTCACATGGATCATCCCCGGCGCAGCTGCTGATGGGCCGCAACATCAGGACGCCCCTGCCGGTCAGTAAGGAGAAGCTACAGCCAGGATGGCCTGACCTCCAGGATTTCCGCAGGAAGGATCAGGATTTAAAAGAGAAACAGGCCTCCTGGTTCGACAAAAGACACAACGCGAAGACAAGACAAGAGCTCAGACCAGGACAAAGAGTCTGGGTGAAGAACACAAAGGAAACAGGGACTATCAGTGGTCCAGCTCAGACACCGAGGTCTTACAACGTAGACCTGCCCTCAGGAAGTCTCAGAAGAAACCGATCTCACATCAGGGTTATTCCAGAGACTCTCAGAGAGACTAGATCAGGCCGGACCATAAGACCACCAAAAAGACTTGATTTATAG